Proteins found in one Muntiacus reevesi chromosome 2, mMunRee1.1, whole genome shotgun sequence genomic segment:
- the PCBD1 gene encoding pterin-4-alpha-carbinolamine dehydratase, translating to MAGKAHRLSAEERDQLLPNLRAVGWNELEGRDAIFKQFHFKDFNRAFGFMTRVALQAEKLDHHPEWFNVYNKVHITLSTHECAGLSERDINLASFIEQVAVSMT from the exons ATG GCTGGCAAAGCACAcaggctgagtgctgaggaaagGGACCAGCTGCTGCCAAACCTGCGGGCCGTGGGGTGGAACGAGCTGGAAGGCCGGGATGCCATCTTCAAGCAGTTCCATTTCAAAGACTTCAATCGG GCTTTTGGCTTCATGACAAGAGTGGCCCTGCAGGCTGAGAAATTGGACCACCATCCCGAATGGTTCAACGTGTATAACAAG GTTCACATCACCCTGAGCACTCACGAGTGTGCGGGCCTTTCAGAACGGGACATAAACCTGGCCAGCTTCATCGAGCAAGTAGCAGTGTCCATGACATAG